The genomic interval ACTAGCAGTTTGGCACCTTCGGCTTTTCCTTTTTCTACGGCGGCAAGTACTTGATCATATTGGTTTTGGTTGACTAATGGCCCTAGCAATACGCCCTCTTCCAAACCATTGCCGATTTTGATCTTTTTGGTTTCTTCCACCAGGCGGTCTAGCAGTGGTTGGTATAGGTCTTTTTGTACAAGTACGCGCGAGGTTGCCGAGCATACTTGGCCTTGGTTCCAGAAAATACCAAACATGATCCACTCGACAGCCGCCGCAATATCGCTATCGTCAAACACGATGAAGGGAGATTTGCCACCAAGTTCCAGGCTAACGTTTTTAATATCGTTAGCGGCAGACTTCATGATCTGGCTACCCACAGGCACGCTACCAGTAAAGGCTAATTTATCAACCATCGGATGATCACAAAGTGCATTACCAGCATCACGACCTTTTCCTGTAATGATGTTAAGCACACCAGCTGGTAGACCGGATTTTTCTACTATTTCACCTAACTTTACGGCGGTGAGCGAGGTCACTTGAGATGGTTTTAGCACCATCGAACACCCTGCAGCTAGGGCGGGTGCAACTTTCCATGCGGCCATCAATAATGGGTAGTTCCAAGGGATGATTGCACCAGCGACACCAATCGGTTCTTTGATTGCTTTAGAAGAAAAGCGATCATCAGCTAAGGTGATGGTTTCTTCGTTATTGCTATCTAGTTCTTCCGCAAGTCCTGCGTAAAATTCAAAGCATCCCGCTGCATCACCGATATCCCACATGGCTTCTGGTAATGGTTTACCGTTATCACGCGTCTCCAAGGTGGCAATGGCTTCAATATTGTCACGAATGCCCGCTGCAATATTACGCAAAACCACTGCACGTGCTTTACCACTCATTTTTGGCCAAGGGCCGTTATCGAATGCTTCGCGCGCAGCTTTTACCGCAAGGTCTACATCTTCTTCTGTACCCGATGCTACTTTCGCAATAATTTCTTCGCTGCTTGGGTCGATCGCATCAAAAGTTTGAGATTTGACTGGCTTTACCCATTGCCCATTGATAAATAATTTGTCAAAAACGAGCATTTATTTTTCCTTCATTGAAACGTCGTGATAAAAAGTTGGTTAGCCCTGACAGGGCTATTTTCCATACACATTGAAAATAAAATAGTTGTACATAATTCTTTGATAAGAGCCATCTTTTATAATTTGGCTAAGAGCAACGTCAAACCGCTTTTTTAACGCTGGATTGTTCAAGTTCACGGCGATCCCCTCCCCATCTCCCATGTATTTAGAGTCGCGTACAGGAGAGCCAACTAGTTCATACCCTTGCCATTCCTTTTCTTTTAAATGGCCTTCGTAGGCAGAGACAATATCGTCTAGTGCAATATCAATTTCACTGTTTTTTAGCGCAGCGTACATATCTGCTGCAGAGGGGAATTCTGAAATGTGAATTTGAGGGTCATTTGCGTATTTGGCCGCAACATAAGCGCTATAAATGGTATTGGCCTGAACGCCTAAGCGTTTGTTTTTAAGATCAAAATTGGTGACGTAAGCAGTGAGAAACTTACCTTTCTTGCCAATGAAACTGCCTGATACTTTCGTATATGAAGTTGAGAACAGTACTTTTTGTTTTCTGGCTTGGGTGATGGTGATTGAGGCAATTGCTGCATCTATCGTTTTATTTTCAACCGATGGAATGAGTGCGTCCCATTTGGTAGGTACAAACTTGCATTCAACTTTCATTACTTCACATAAGCGATTGGCAATATCCACATTAAAGCCGGTTAACTTGCCTTCTTTCATAAAGTCATAAGGAGGAAATGTGCCTTGTAATCCAATTTTCAGCACTTCAGCTTGTGTACTACTTGCTATCAACAAGCCAATTAAGCTAATCCATTTGGATTGCATAACTATCTCCTTTGCCTGCTATCTAGAAAAAAATGGGGTCTGTACTTTTCCCCTTTGTACAGACCCAAACCTCTTTAGAGAGGAGAGAAATTTTCTCAACCCTTTATTGAATACACTCTTAAATTCTTTTATGTATTCAACAATGTATACATATACTACGTGATAGATTTTTGACGTGTC from Leeia speluncae carries:
- a CDS encoding transporter substrate-binding domain-containing protein, with product MQSKWISLIGLLIASSTQAEVLKIGLQGTFPPYDFMKEGKLTGFNVDIANRLCEVMKVECKFVPTKWDALIPSVENKTIDAAIASITITQARKQKVLFSTSYTKVSGSFIGKKGKFLTAYVTNFDLKNKRLGVQANTIYSAYVAAKYANDPQIHISEFPSAADMYAALKNSEIDIALDDIVSAYEGHLKEKEWQGYELVGSPVRDSKYMGDGEGIAVNLNNPALKKRFDVALSQIIKDGSYQRIMYNYFIFNVYGK
- a CDS encoding aldehyde dehydrogenase family protein, whose translation is MLVFDKLFINGQWVKPVKSQTFDAIDPSSEEIIAKVASGTEEDVDLAVKAAREAFDNGPWPKMSGKARAVVLRNIAAGIRDNIEAIATLETRDNGKPLPEAMWDIGDAAGCFEFYAGLAEELDSNNEETITLADDRFSSKAIKEPIGVAGAIIPWNYPLLMAAWKVAPALAAGCSMVLKPSQVTSLTAVKLGEIVEKSGLPAGVLNIITGKGRDAGNALCDHPMVDKLAFTGSVPVGSQIMKSAANDIKNVSLELGGKSPFIVFDDSDIAAAVEWIMFGIFWNQGQVCSATSRVLVQKDLYQPLLDRLVEETKKIKIGNGLEEGVLLGPLVNQNQYDQVLAAVEKGKAEGAKLLVGGKRPEGFDKGYYFEPAVFADVPTDSWIWNEEIFGPVVCIRAFDSEEEAVRLANDSRFGLAAAVMSKDKVRCDRVAKALRAGIVWVNCSQPTFTEAPWGGYKQSGIGRELGKWGLNNYLETKQITTYETEAPWGWYIK